The Rhodococcus rhodochrous DNA window TTGTAGGACGCGACGACACCGGCGATCAACCCGAAGATCGCAGCCTTGAGTTCGGCGACGTAGAGGTCGGGTAGCTGCGCGAGGGCGGAGAAGGAGGCGAGGTAGGCGCCGGGGGTACCGCCCTGCAGCACCACGTTGAAGAAGTAGCCGCCGGCGATGCCGATCACGGAGACGAGACCGTTGAGCAGGAGCGCGACGAGCACCATCGCCAGTACTCGCGGGACGACGAGGCGCTGGATGGGATTGATGCCCAGCACTTCCATCGCGTCGATCTCCTCGCGGATCGTCCGCGATCCGAGGTCGGCGGTGACCGCGGAACCGGCGGCACCGGCGATCAGCAGGGCCGTCACGATCGGACTGCCCTGCTGGATGACCGCCAGGACGCTCGCGGCGCCGGTGAACGATTCGGCGCCGAGCTGCTTGATCAGCGAGCCGGTCTGCAGCGACACGACGGCGCCGAACGGGATCGCGACGAGCGCCGTCGGAAGAATCGTGACGCTCGCGATGAACCACGCCTGTTCGATGAATTCCCGGAACTGGAACGGTCGGCGGAAGGTGTTCCGCACGACGTCGACGAACAGTTCGACGATGTTGCCGGCCTGGGTGAGTGCGCCGTGAACCGGCCGCACGAGCGAGCTGCCCGCCCCCATCTAGTCTCCTACTTCTCCAGCCTGCGGCTGTACCACTACTGACGCTGTACCACTGCTGCGGCTGTTGTTACTGCTGAGCCTGCTGCTCGTATCCCTCTCCGGTGTAGGCGGGAATGATCTGGGTGTCGTCGTCGGCGTAGCCCCGGGCGGTGTGGGGAGCGCCGTTGTGATCGAGCGACTCGAGGATGGCGCTCTGGGCGGCCGGGGGCAGAGTGTGCAGGATCGAGCGCACCCGCTCCTGCCGACGCGCCACCGCCTGCCGCTCCGGCATCCCCGGCGTGGCCTGCATCTGCGGCACGATCCCCTCGACATCATCGACACCACCGGCATGATGACCCGCCTCGACGAGCGCCTGCTCGTGCGCCATCGTCGCCTCGTCCTTCTCCTCCGACATCCCGATCGGACCGATCATCGTGCCGTTGAGGAACTGCTTGACCACCGGCTCATCCGAAGTCAACAACACCTCCCGCGGACCGAACATCACCAACTGCCGACGGAACAACATCCCGATATTGTCCGGCACCGTGCGCGCCAGATTGATGTTGTGCGACACGATCAGGATCGTCGCATCGATCTCCGCATTGATATCGACCAACGTCTGCGAAATATAGGTCGTGCGCACCGGATCGAGACCCGAATCCGGCTCGTCCACCAGGATGATCTCCGGATCGAGCACCAACGCCCGCGCCAGCCCGGCGCGCTTGCGCATCCCCCCGGAGATCTCCCCGGGCAGCTTGTCCTCGGCGCCGAGCAGACCGACGAGCTCGAGCTTGCTCATCACGATCTGCCGGATCTCCGACTCGGACTTGCGGGTGTGCTCGCGCAACGGGAAGGCGACATTGTCGTAGAGGTTCATCGACCCGAACAACGCACCGTCCTGGAACAGCACCCCGAACAACTTGCGGATCTCGTAGAGCTCCTTGCTCGAGCACTGCAGAATATCGGTGCCGTCGATGACGATCGAGCCCTCCTCCGGGCGCAGCAGACCGATCAACGACTTGAGGAACACCGACTTACCGGTACCCGACGGACCGAGCAACGCACTGACCTCACCGGCCGGCAACGTCAACGTCACGTCCTGCCAGATACGTTGCGAGCCGAAGGACTTGGTCAGCCCCTCGACGGAAACCTCGACTCCCACGATTACCTCCGCTGTCCGATACCGTCGCCCCCGTGTGGGTTGGGCCACTCTATCGCATGGATAGTGGTACCTGTGACTAGCGATCCTACTCATGAGTAAGGATCTCGTACAGGGGGTTCTACATATCTCGACTTACGGTGTGACCTGCGTGAACACCGGGTGGAATGCAGTTCGGATATACCGGACATATAGCTCGGAGTTCTTTTTCCACGATATGCAGAAGGGCCGTTTCCGCGAAGTGAATTCGCGGAAACGGCCCTTCTGCGGAACCGTCCCGGAGAGCGTCGGAACGCTCGACGGGGAAGGTCGGAAACCGTCTTACTTGACGGTGACCTTGGCGCCGGCCTCTTCGAGCTTGGCCTTGGCAGCGTCGGCAGCGTCCTTGGCGACCTTCTCGAGGATCGGCTTCGGAGCACCCTCGACGAGGTCCTTGGCTTCCTTCAGGCCCAGGCCGGAGACGATCTCGCGAACGACCTTGATGACCTGGATCTTCTTCTCGCCGGCACCCTCGAGGATGACGTCGAACTCGTCCTGCTCGGACTCGGCCTCGGCAGCAGCGGCCGGAGCACCGGCGGCAGCGACGGCAACCGGAGCAGCAGCGGTGACCTCGAAGGTCTCCTCGAATGCCTTAACGAACTCCGAGAGCTCGAGCAGGGTCAGTTCCTTGAACGCGTCGAGCAGCTCTTCGGTGGTGAGCTTCGCCATGGTGGCGGTCCTTCCTGATAAGTCCCATGTCGCTGATCCGCGACCGGATGGGATGGTGCGTGCCGGAGCACGCGTGGATGTATCTTTCGCGGTGATGCAGATTCGCAGTGATGCGGATCAGCGTCAAGCGGCTTCTTCGCCCGCCTTCTTCTCCTGCAGAGCGGCCGCGAGGCGGGCCACCTGAGAAGCGGGGGCGTTGAACAGGCCTGCGGCCTTTGCCAAGTTGCCCTTCATCGCGCCGGCGAGCTTGGCCAACAGCACCTCGCGGGACTCGAGGTCCGCGATCTGGTTGACCTGCTCCACGGACAGCGCAGCGCCGTCCATGTAGCCGCCCTTGATGACGAGAGCCTTGTTGTCCTTCGCGAAGTTCTTCAGAGCCTTCGCAGCGTCCACCGCTTCGCCCTTGACGAACGCGATGGCGGTCGGACCGACGAACAGGTCGTCGAGACCCTCGACGCCCGCCTCAGCGGCGGCACGCTTGACCAGGGTGTTCTTGGCGACGGAGTAGGTGGCACCCTCTCCGAGAGCGCGACGCAGCTCGGTCAGACTTCCCACCGACAGACCACGGTATTCCGTGATCACGGCAGCGGTGGAGGTCTTGAACTGCTCGGTGATCTCCGCAACTGCGGAAACCTTCTCGGGCTTTGCCATACTTCGCCTCCTCTCAGTAACAGTCGTTTTCCCGGTGTCCCGAGTGGGACGCCCCACCGGACGACCGCCGGGACCGGAAAACGACGAACGCCCCGGCGCAGGGCACACGGGGCGTACAAGGAGGAGGAACTCGAATGCACCCGGAAGGCACATCGCGGTTCACATCTCCCCTAACCTCGTCCTCCTGCGTGGGCCGCCGGACAACTCCGGACCTTCAACCGATCCGCACGCGGATTCGGTGACCAACGGTCTTGGGTAGAACATGATCGGGGTGAAGATCGGCGCACGCCGAACTACCCGACCACTGTAGCGGACGATGTCCGCGAAATGCAAAACGGCCGGCACAGCGATGCTGTACCGGCCGCCTCAGGACGCAAATCCATTGCGTGCAGTGCGAATTACTCCGCGGTCTCGAGGAGGTTGCGGGTGCGCTGCGGGTCCACCGGGATGCCCGGGCCGGTGGTCGTAGCGATCGTGACCTTCTTGATGTAGCGGCCCTTCGCGCTGGACGGCTTGGCGCGGAGCACCTCGTCCAGAGCAGCAGCGTAGTTCTCGACCAGCTTGGTCTCGTCGAACGAGGCCTTGCCGATCACGAAGTGCAGGTTGGCGTTCTTGTCGACGCGGAAGCTGATCTTGCCACCCTTGATGTCGGTGACGGCCTTCGCGACGTCCGGGGTGACCGTGCCCGTCTTCGGGTTCGGCATCAGACCACGGGGACCGAGGACGCGGGCGATACGACCGACCTTCGCCATCTGGTCGGGGGTCGCGATCGCGGCGTCGAAGTCCAGCCAGCCGCCCTGGATGCGCTCGATCAGATCCTCGGCGCCCACGACGTCGGCACCTGCGGCCTCGGCCTCGGCAGCCTTCTCGCCCACCGCGAAGACGATGACGCGAGCGGTCTTACCCGTGCCGTGCGGCAGGTTGACCGTGCCGCGCACCATCTGGTCCGCCTTGCGGGGATCCACACCGAGTCGCATCGCGACCTCGACGGTGGCGTCGTAGTTCTTCGAGGTGGTCTCCTTCGCGAGCTTCGCAGCTGCGAGGGGGCTGTACAGGTTGTCCGAGTCGATCTTCTCGGCCGCGGCGAGGTATGCCTTGCTGCGCTTTGCCATGTTCTTTCCTAACTTCTCACCGGCAGGTGAATGGTTCGGGCGTGGTAGCGGGCCTGGCCGGCCCTCCCACGAGTGCTACTGCAGGCCCGGGGACGGAGCCCCGGAACAGCGAGGGGCTCAGCCCTCGACCGTGATGCCCATCGACCGAGCGGTGCCGGCGATGATCTTCGCGGCAGCCTCGATGTCGTTGGCGTTCAGGTCTTCCTGCTTGGTCTTGGCGATCTCGCGCACCTGATCCATGGTCACCTTGGCGACCTTGGTCTTGTGCGGCTCGCCGGAGCCCTTCTGCACGCCTGCGGCCTTGAGCAGGAGCTTCGCGGCCGGCGGGGTCTTCAGCTTGAAGTCGAACGAGCGGTCCTCGTAGACCGTGATCTCGACCGGCACGACGTTGCCACGCTGCGACTCGGTCGCCGCGTTGTACGCCTTGCAGAACTCCATGATGTTGACGCCGTGCTGACCCAGCGCGGGGCCGACCGGCGGAGCCGGGTTGGCCTGGCCGGCCTGGATCTGGAGCTTGATGAGCCCGGCGATCTTCTTCTTCTTGGGGGGCATCTCTATTCCTAGTTTCTTGCTCGGTGTGGTTCTTGCGTACTGCTACTGCAAGCTTGTGCGCGCCGGATGCCGGCGCCGTCGGATCCTGGGGATCGTCAGATCTTCGACACCTGGTTGAACGACAACTCCACGGGAGTCTCACGGCCGAAGATCGACACCAGGACCTTGAGCTTCTGCTGCTCGGCGTTGACCTCGCTGATGGAGGCGGGCAGCGTCGCGAACGGGCCGTCCATCACGGTGACGGACTCGCCGACCTCGAAGTCCACCTCGATGGCGGGCTTCGCAGCGGCGGCGGGAGCCTGCTCGCCTGCGGTCGGAGCACCGGCCGCCGGCTTCTTCTTCGCCTGCTGCGGGAGGAGGAACTTCACGACCTCCTTGATCGTCAGCGGCGACGGACGCGACGTGGCTCCGACGAAGCCGGTCACGCCGGGCGTGTTCCGGACGGCGCCCCACGACTCGTCGTTGAGTTCCATCCGGACGAGGATGTAGCCGGGCAGGACCTTGCGGTTGACCTGCTTGCGCTGACCGTTCTTGATCTCGGTGACCTCTTCGGTCGGCACCTCGACCTGGAAGATGTAATCGGCGAGGTCGAGGTTCTGGACGCGAGTCTCGAGGTTGGTCTTGACCTTGTTCTCGTAGCCGGCGTAGGAGTGCACGACGTACCAGTCGCCGGGCTCGCGCCGCAGCTGCTTCTCGAGGGCCTCGGCCGGGTCGACCTCGTCCTCTTCGGCGGCGGCGTCGGTGCCCTCCGCTGCGTCGGAGACCTCGACCTCGGCATCGGTGCCGGACTCGACAGCAGCGTCGGACTCGGAGACCTCGGTGTCCGCATCCGCCGACTCGGCCGTCACGTCGTCAACCAAGGCCTCGTCCGAAACGTGCTCCTCGGCCGAAGCCTCGTACGAGTCGTTCTCGGGGGTGCTCACCGGGCACTTTCCTCTCGTCGATCACATTTTTCGTCTCGCGCGGACAGGCGCTAACCGAACAACCAGCTGACGCCCTGTACGAACGCCAGATCCAATCCGAAGATGAACGCCGTCATGACGGTCACGAACGCAAGGACCACGAGTGTGTAGGTGGTCAACTGCTTGCGGTTGGGCCAGATCACCTTGCGGAGCTCGGCGACGACCTCACGGAAGAAGCGCACGAGTCGCTTGAAGATGTTCTCGGACTTCGCGGCGGGACGATCGCTCACGGCCGTGGCCGAACGCGACGTCTTCTTCATGGACACCGCGCTCGTCGTGG harbors:
- the secE gene encoding preprotein translocase subunit SecE: MSEERGQRHSGTAGNIPGDAGTATGATPDGSSAAARPTGKRATRRGAADSSASTTSAVSMKKTSRSATAVSDRPAAKSENIFKRLVRFFREVVAELRKVIWPNRKQLTTYTLVVLAFVTVMTAFIFGLDLAFVQGVSWLFG
- the rplK gene encoding 50S ribosomal protein L11, with protein sequence MPPKKKKIAGLIKLQIQAGQANPAPPVGPALGQHGVNIMEFCKAYNAATESQRGNVVPVEITVYEDRSFDFKLKTPPAAKLLLKAAGVQKGSGEPHKTKVAKVTMDQVREIAKTKQEDLNANDIEAAAKIIAGTARSMGITVEG
- a CDS encoding MlaE family ABC transporter permease, with protein sequence MGAGSSLVRPVHGALTQAGNIVELFVDVVRNTFRRPFQFREFIEQAWFIASVTILPTALVAIPFGAVVSLQTGSLIKQLGAESFTGAASVLAVIQQGSPIVTALLIAGAAGSAVTADLGSRTIREEIDAMEVLGINPIQRLVVPRVLAMVLVALLLNGLVSVIGIAGGYFFNVVLQGGTPGAYLASFSALAQLPDLYVAELKAAIFGLIAGVVASYKGLHPGAGPKGVGEAVNQTVVITFLLLFFANLILTMVYLQIVPAKGS
- the rplJ gene encoding 50S ribosomal protein L10 — protein: MAKPEKVSAVAEITEQFKTSTAAVITEYRGLSVGSLTELRRALGEGATYSVAKNTLVKRAAAEAGVEGLDDLFVGPTAIAFVKGEAVDAAKALKNFAKDNKALVIKGGYMDGAALSVEQVNQIADLESREVLLAKLAGAMKGNLAKAAGLFNAPASQVARLAAALQEKKAGEEAA
- the rplL gene encoding 50S ribosomal protein L7/L12, with product MAKLTTEELLDAFKELTLLELSEFVKAFEETFEVTAAAPVAVAAAGAPAAAAEAESEQDEFDVILEGAGEKKIQVIKVVREIVSGLGLKEAKDLVEGAPKPILEKVAKDAADAAKAKLEEAGAKVTVK
- the nusG gene encoding transcription termination/antitermination protein NusG, with product MSTPENDSYEASAEEHVSDEALVDDVTAESADADTEVSESDAAVESGTDAEVEVSDAAEGTDAAAEEDEVDPAEALEKQLRREPGDWYVVHSYAGYENKVKTNLETRVQNLDLADYIFQVEVPTEEVTEIKNGQRKQVNRKVLPGYILVRMELNDESWGAVRNTPGVTGFVGATSRPSPLTIKEVVKFLLPQQAKKKPAAGAPTAGEQAPAAAAKPAIEVDFEVGESVTVMDGPFATLPASISEVNAEQQKLKVLVSIFGRETPVELSFNQVSKI
- a CDS encoding ABC transporter ATP-binding protein; translation: MVGVEVSVEGLTKSFGSQRIWQDVTLTLPAGEVSALLGPSGTGKSVFLKSLIGLLRPEEGSIVIDGTDILQCSSKELYEIRKLFGVLFQDGALFGSMNLYDNVAFPLREHTRKSESEIRQIVMSKLELVGLLGAEDKLPGEISGGMRKRAGLARALVLDPEIILVDEPDSGLDPVRTTYISQTLVDINAEIDATILIVSHNINLARTVPDNIGMLFRRQLVMFGPREVLLTSDEPVVKQFLNGTMIGPIGMSEEKDEATMAHEQALVEAGHHAGGVDDVEGIVPQMQATPGMPERQAVARRQERVRSILHTLPPAAQSAILESLDHNGAPHTARGYADDDTQIIPAYTGEGYEQQAQQ
- the rplA gene encoding 50S ribosomal protein L1 — protein: MAKRSKAYLAAAEKIDSDNLYSPLAAAKLAKETTSKNYDATVEVAMRLGVDPRKADQMVRGTVNLPHGTGKTARVIVFAVGEKAAEAEAAGADVVGAEDLIERIQGGWLDFDAAIATPDQMAKVGRIARVLGPRGLMPNPKTGTVTPDVAKAVTDIKGGKISFRVDKNANLHFVIGKASFDETKLVENYAAALDEVLRAKPSSAKGRYIKKVTIATTTGPGIPVDPQRTRNLLETAE